tgaaataaacttAATCAATCTTTGTATTTAGTCTGTCCCTGTGACCATGTTTGCCAATGCACATTGATATTTTGCAATATTGTAGATCTCAGAGGTGGTAAATAGTATGAAGGACCTGATAGATTATAGCAGAGAAACACGAACAGGACCAATCGGTAAGTTTATGTGACCACCTTTTAATGCATTTGGTATTTTTAATCTTGAAGCACCTACTCTTTTCGTTCATGTATTATATCAGAACTTCATTGTACATATTCTCCGGTGATTTGACTGATgtcatgttttctttctttggtacAGAGAGTTTAGCCAAGTTTCCTCGGAGAACAGGCCCTTCATCTGCACTGCCTGGTCCTTCTCCTCAGCAAGCCAGCGACCAGCTTaggcagcagcagcaacaacaacagcagcagcagcaacagcaacaacaacaacaacaacaacagcagcagcagcaaacAGTTTCCCAGAATACAAACAGTGATCAAAGTAGTAGGCAAGTTGCACTAATGCAGGGTAATCCAAGCAATGGTGTAAATTATGCCTTTAATGCAGCCTCTGCATCCACTTCCACCAGCAGCATCGCAGGGCTCATCCACCAGAATTCAATGAAGGGAAGACATCAGAATGCTGCTTACAATCCTCCAAACAGCCCCTATGGAGGAAACTCTGTTCAGATGCAATCACCTAGTTCCTCGGGTACCATGGTGCCATCATCATCGCAGCAACAACACAACCTGCCAACATTTCAGTCTCCAACATCCTCATCTAATAACAATAATCCCTCTCAAAACGGGATACCATCTGTTAATCACATGGGTTCCACAAACTCACCAGCAATGCAACAGGCAGGTGAGGTTGATGGAAACGAGTCTAGCTCGGTGCAGAAGATACTGAATGAAATCCTGATGAACAACCAAGCTCATAATAATAGCTCAGGAGGAAGCATGGTTGGGCATGGGTCTTTCGGGAATGATGGGAAGGGTCAAGCTAATGTAAATAGTTCTGGTGTTTTACTGATGAATGGCCAagtgaacaacaacaacaacacaaatattgGAGGTGCTGGTGGGTTTGGTGGTGGGATTGGTCAATCCATGGCAGCAAACGGAATCAATAATATAAACGGTAACAATAGTCTCATGAACGGAAGAGTTGGGATGATGGTGCGGGATCCAAACGGTCAACAGGATTTAGGAAACCAACTTTTAGGAGCAGTGAATGGTTTCAACAATTTTGATTGGAACGCgtgaaatgaagaagaggaagaagagacacTGAAAGGGTAATGTTCTGCTTGCGCAGCATCACACATCTTCAAACTCAGGATAAGGATAGGCCAATAAGCCGTGATATTGTGCTTAAGAAAGGAAGAGTCAAATCTTTGTATCAATAACTGGTTTCTAGGTCACCTCCACAATCACCAATACCATCTCTTGAgttactgtttctttttttactttgggGAGTTTTTCTTATGCTTTATAGTTTATAATGTACATCTTTCTATCGGTGTGTGTTCCTTAGGGCACATCATCAGGGAGGCAATGAATCAAGCTCTATCCTTCATTTATCTCTCTGGTCTCTTCCATGTGTTAACCAAACTTCCCTAAATTCTGACCACAACGTTAAATATGTGCAATGCTCTTGAACGATGCTGATCGGtcatgattttttgttgttagtGCAATGAAATACCACAAGCCGTACGATGTCTATTGTTTGGTCACAGTTATTAATCAAATACCAAATATCCAAGCTTGTCTCTTAAACACAAGTTTTTACTCTTAAAGTTTGCGCAAAATTTCATTCCACAAGTTTTGTGTATTCATACTCACATATGACTACGAGATTTAACACATTGACAAAATTAAAAGCacaaaaggagaaaattgTAGTTTCAGAAAGAGTAGTCTTTCAAATCTGCTCTAGAGTCGTCCATGTCAATCTCAGACATGCATTCGTCAGCACTAATAGGAGGGAGTTTCCGAGTCTTACGCTTAAGGTTGTGTTTGTGCCAATCACTCTTACAGTGCTCTCTGTATTGCTTAGCCTCTCCAACGAACGTGTTGCAAGTGCTGCACTTGGTccccttcttttcttctccaccTTCTTGCTTTATGTTATCTGTAGTACTTATCTCTTGCTTCTGCAGTTTCTTGCTAAGTTCAACGACGGGATCGGTCAAATCCTTAGTCTCAGTCTCAGCAGGTAACAACGGCTTGTGGGTTTGCAATGCCATATCATCATGCTCATCGTAATGATCCATGCTTGTGTCACCTTCTGCATGAACTGATACAGCGAGTATTTCTAGTCTTCCCTGGATACTCCTCACATGGGAATCACACTCTCGGAATAGGCCCGGTTCCATCTCGCAGACCTACACAAGAAATGTATCACCATGATCAGAGAGGAttatagaaaagaagaagttcaaAATGTTTGAAGATATAGATCATTACAGTGGACATCTGTGTTCCAGATTCGTCTTTGGAGACAACACTACCATCCCATTCTTTTAGCTTCTCCAGAAGCGAGGGGAAATTTTGAACAGGAACAGTAAGACGCAGTCTCATTGGAGAACGCTTTATAGGGAAGTGCTTTTGCAGCTCACGGATGACATCAAGTGCCTGCATAGTTTTGATAATCAAAATGAAGACTCACATAAGCTTTTGATAGAAAGCCCACAAGTCACTTTGCTTCTACATTATAACTTTAAACAACTCACCTGCTTCTTGGAATTACTATGAGGATCAACAGCAAAATGAATTTCATGCATTAGGCGCTCTACCATGCTGATGGTATAAGGTCGTTGTGTTTCAGGGTTGATAGTTTTCTGCATAACAATCGTTGCTATATCCCGAAACTGGCTTGAGAACTGtgattctctttcttttccagCAACTTGAAGCTCTCCTTTCTCCAAAATCTGAACATGAGAGTTGGAAATGCAACATATTAGATATATTATAAGGAGTCAGAACTTCAGAAAtctaagaaaatcaaacaagcGTTTTAACATACATCGATGCATATTTTCGTATGATCATCTGATCCAAACGACTTCATCAAGTCTTTCGATTTTGCAAGAACTCCTTTCGAAACATTTGAATAAACAGTATGCGACTGTAGCACTTCATCTATATCCTTCTCCCTGCATAAACATTTTGACTCAAATCTCATTACTTTTCTAAGAGGTCAAACACATTGTCCATCTTTCACACCAAATTCAGCATGCTCTACCATTTGCGTACATTATTTACAGAGATAAACGACTAAATTAGACTTACCACCTCCACATTAGAATCGACTCGCcaaattcaaaaacatcaaCTCAAGACAAGTAGTCAAGAACAAcgcaaacaaaaattgatgatGCCATTAACTCATATCCCTC
This sequence is a window from Arabidopsis thaliana chromosome 1 sequence. Protein-coding genes within it:
- a CDS encoding sequence-specific DNA binding transcription factor (sequence-specific DNA binding transcription factors; CONTAINS InterPro DOMAIN/s: Ribosome maturation protein SBDS, C-terminal (InterPro:IPR018978), Ribosome maturation protein SBDS (InterPro:IPR002140), Ribosome maturation protein SBDS, N-terminal (InterPro:IPR019783), Ribosome maturation protein SBDS, conserved site (InterPro:IPR018023); Has 1053 Blast hits to 1042 proteins in 349 species: Archae - 219; Bacteria - 2; Metazoa - 264; Fungi - 287; Plants - 65; Viruses - 0; Other Eukaryotes - 216 (source: NCBI BLink).), whose protein sequence is MSKTLVQPVGQKRLTNVAVVRLKKQGNRFEIACYKNKVLSWRSGVEKDIDEVLQSHTVYSNVSKGVLAKSKDLMKSFGSDDHTKICIDILEKGELQVAGKERESQFSSQFRDIATIVMQKTINPETQRPYTISMVERLMHEIHFAVDPHSNSKKQALDVIRELQKHFPIKRSPMRLRLTVPVQNFPSLLEKLKEWDGSVVSKDESGTQMSTVCEMEPGLFRECDSHVRSIQGRLEILAVSVHAEGDTSMDHYDEHDDMALQTHKPLLPAETETKDLTDPVVELSKKLQKQEISTTDNIKQEGGEEKKGTKCSTCNTFVGEAKQYREHCKSDWHKHNLKRKTRKLPPISADECMSEIDMDDSRADLKDYSF
- a CDS encoding sequence-specific DNA binding transcription factor yields the protein MRFESKCLCREKDIDEVLQSHTVYSNVSKGVLAKSKDLMKSFGSDDHTKICIDILEKGELQVAGKERESQFSSQFRDIATIVMQKTINPETQRPYTISMVERLMHEIHFAVDPHSNSKKQALDVIRELQKHFPIKRSPMRLRLTVPVQNFPSLLEKLKEWDGSVVSKDESGTQMSTVCEMEPGLFRECDSHVRSIQGRLEILAVSVHAEGDTSMDHYDEHDDMALQTHKPLLPAETETKDLTDPVVELSKKLQKQEISTTDNIKQEGGEEKKGTKCSTCNTFVGEAKQYREHCKSDWHKHNLKRKTRKLPPISADECMSEIDMDDSRADLKDYSF